CAGGGTCAGCCCACCAAGCACAAGGTCATCTCGCGGGCGATCGCCTACCACGGCACGACGCAGGGCGCCCTGGCGATCACGGGCCTGCCCGGCATGAAGCACATGTTCGAACCGGTCACCCCAGGCGGCTTCCGCGTGCCGAACACGAACCTGTATCGCGCCGCGGAGTCGGGGTTCGGCGGCGGCACCCCCGAGGAGTTCGGCCTCTGGGCGGCCGACCGGATCGAGCAGATGATCCAGTTCGAGGGTCCTGAGACGGTCGCCGCGGTGTTCCTCGAGCCGGTGCAGAACGCCGGGGGATGCTTCCCCGCTCCGGCCGGCTACTTCCAGCGGGTGCGCGAGATCTGCGACAAGTACGACGTGCTGCTCGTCTCCGACGAGGTCATCTGCGCCTTCGGGCGGCTCGGCCACTATTTCGGCGCCGATGCCTACGGGTATCAGCCCGACATGATCACTTTCGCCAAGGCGGTGACCAGCGGCTACTCCCCCCTCGGCGGCACGATCGTCAGCGACCGGATCTACGAGCCGTTCGCGCACGGCGACGCCTCGTTCCCGCACGGTTACACCTTCGGCGGACACCCCGTCTCGGCGGCGGTCGCCCTGGAGAACCTCGACGTCTTCGAAGAGGAGGGGCTGCTCGAGAACGTGCGTACGAACTCCCCCGTCTTCCGCTCGACCCTCGAGCGCCTGCTCGACCTCCCCATCGTCGGCGACGTCCGCGGCGACGGCTACTTCTTCGGCATCGAGCTGGTGAAGGACAAGGCCACGAAGGAGAGCTTCGACGACGACGAGTCGGAGCGGCTGCTCCGCGGCTTCCTGTCGAAGGCCCTGTTCGACGCGGGCCTGTACTGCCGCGCCGACGACCGCGGCGACCCCGTCATCCAGCTCGCCCCGCCGCTCACCCTCGGCCCGTCCGACTTCGACGAGATCGAGCAGATCCTCCGCTCCGTTCTGACCGAGGCCTGGACCCGCCTCTGATCCATCGGATGCCGCGGCCACCCGCCGCGGCATCCTCTTCCCGCTCCGACCCCGGAGCGACGCTCCGCCCGCTGTCCCCGATTTCCGCTCCACGGTCGCGACGCCCGTCCGCGCACCGCCCCTCGCCTCGCGCGTCCCGAGCGCGACCCCACCTCTAGGAGGAGCCACGAACGAGCACATCGCCGCCCCGGCGGCACCGTCTCCCGCGGGCGCCAAGCTCGCCCGCACCCTGGGTCTCTGGTCGATCGTCGGCCTCGGCCTCGGGTACATGACCCCCACGGTCGTCTTCGACACCTTCGGCCTCGTCGCCGAGGAGACCAGCAACGTCGTACCGGCCGCCTACGCCGTCGCCCTCGTCGTGCTGGTCTTCACCGCCATCAGCTACGGCAAGATGGTGCGCGTCATCCCCAGCGCCGGCTCGGCCTACACCTACGCCCGCGAATCGATCCACCCGGGCGTCGGTTTCGTGGTGGGGTGGACCGCCCTCACCGACTATCTGCTGCTGCCGATGGTGAACGCGCTCATCCTGCGCAGCTACATGGAGGCGCTCTTCCCCGACGTCCCGGGATGGCTCTGGGTGGTCGTCTTCACCGCCGGCGTCACCGGCGTCATCTATCTGACGATGCGCGGAACGTCGAACGTGAACATGATCCTGCTCGTGTTCTCGATCCTCGTGATGACGGTGTTCGTGGTCATGGTGGTGGTGCAGCTCGCCGGTGGGGCGGGGGCGGGGACCGTCGTCTCGATCTCGCCGTTCGCGCACAGCGACGTCCAACTGAGCGCCGTGCTGGCCGGTGCCACCATCGTGTGCTTCTCGTTCATCGGTTTCGACGCGGTGTCGATGTACTCCGAGGAGGCGAAGACCCCGAAGATCATGCCGCGGGCCATCGTGCTGACGCTCGTCGCCGGGGGCATCATCTTCCTCATCGCCGCGTACGTCACGCAGCTGCGCTTCCCCGACTCCTCCGCGTTCCCGCCGGAGGCGATCGAAGACAGCACGCTGCCCGAGATCGGCGTGCAGGTGGGTGGGCCCGTGCTGCAGGCGGTACTGACCGCCGCCGGCTTCGCCGCCACCCTCGCCTCGTGGCTGGCGTCGCACGCCTCGGTGTCGCGCATGCTCATGGTGATGGGGCGCAACAACGTGCTGCCGCGGAAGGTGTTCGGCTACATCAACCCCAAGACGCACACCCCGACGATCTCGATCGTCATCGTGGGCGTGGTCAGCCTGTTCGCGATCTCCTTCACGCTGGAGCAGATCGCCGCCTACATCAATTACGGCGCCCTGGTGGCCTTCACCTTCGTGAACATCTCCGTGATCGCGTGGTTCGCGGTGCGCAAGGGACTGCGCAAGACTCCGGGCGACATCCTCCGCTACATCGTCATGCCCGGCATCGGCATGCTGCTGACCGGTCTGCTGTGGGTGAACCTCGACATGCACGCCCTCATCGGCGGTCTGATCTGGAGCGGGATCGGTGTCGTGTATCTCGTGATCCTCACCCGCGGGTTCCGTCGCCCGATCGCCTCGTTCGACGAGAACGAGCCGGTCACCGGGGTGAACAAGACGGTTCCGGGGCCGCGTTCGGAGGTCTGACGCGCGGCGGGTGGACGCGTCCAGGTCGGATGCGCCCACCCGCCCTCACGGCGCGCGCCGTCATCACCGCGTATCGCACTCCCGGTCACCGACACCTCCGGATATTCCGCCGCCGCCCCCCGCCCCGGCGCCGAGCGGGCGGCATCCGCGGTCCCGGTAGACTCCCCTCAGTGACCCGCACCCGAGCCGAAGCCGCCTACCTGCGCTCGGTCACGGCGTTCAAGAACCCCACGCTCGACCTGCTGCACGGGCGGTTCGCCCCCTTCGTCGTGGCCGTGCTGTCCGTGGTGTTCTCACCCGATCGCCCCGCCGTGGCGGTCGCTGACGCGCACGTCGAGGTCGCCGAGGCGATCGACGAACTCCGGGCGGCCGGATACGACACAGACGACGACCGGCGCATCCCGGCGGGGTCGGCGCGCGACATCTGCCGCGGATGGGTGCGCGTGGGCTGGCTGGGTCTGCAGATCGAGGACGACGTCGAGGTGTATCGCCTGTCCGCGCACGCGGTCGGCGCGCTCGAGATCGCCGGTCGCGCCGGCGGCGGGCGGGCACGGGTGTCCCGCTCGCGCGTGCGGACCCTGCTCGACGCCGTCGAACGCCTCGCCCGTGACGCCGAGAGCGACCCGGTGCGCCGCCGCGAGGCGCTGCTGGAGGAGCGCGCGGCACTGGATGCCGAGATCGCGGCGCTCGACGACGGCATCGTCGAGCCGCTCGACGATGACCACCTGCTCGAGGAGGCCGAGAACGTCATCCATCTCGCGCGCGAGCTCCCCGCTGATTTCTCGCGCGTCGCCGAGTCGATCGCCGCGATGCAGCGCGACGTGGTCGCCGAGCTGCGTCGCGACGTGCGCCCCACCGGCGAGGTGCTCCGCGAGTATCTCGAGCGCGGCCGCCAGGTGATGCAGGCGACCCCCGAGGGCCGGGCGTTCGAGGGCGCGCTGCGCCTGATCGGCGATCCCGAGAACATCGACGACCTGACCGACCAGCTGCACGCCGTCCTGACGCAGCCGTTCTCGCGCCTCATGAGCGCCGAGCAGCGGAGCGAGCTGGATGCCATCGCCCGCCGCGTCGAAGCGGGTGTGCAGGAGGTGCTCACGGCTCAGCGGCGGGCCTCGCACGTCATCACCGCGCAGGTGCGAACGCACGACCCGATCCGCGACCGGCAGGTCGACGACCTGCTGCGCGGGGTCATGGCGGGACTGCACCGCTGGAGTCAGACCCGCTCCCCCGGGCGCGTGGAACCCGTGCGCACGCTGCCGCTCGCCGACGTCGGGCACCTGCGGCAGTCCCTCAGCGACGTCCGACCTCCCGGAGCGCCGGAGCCGTTGGCATCCGACACCTCCGACGTCGAATTCGCGAGTGTCGACACGCGCGCGTGGGGCGGTCCGCACTATGCCGAGCTGGAGGCGTACGTCGCGACCCTCGGCGACGGATTCGATCTCGCGGAGGCGTTCGCGGGGGCGGATGCCGAGACCCGGCGCCCCGTCGACCTGGTGGGCCTGCTCGAGATCGTGCACCGCCGGGGCCTGACGGAGACCGACGACGTCTCGATCGTGGAGACCGTGCGCCCGGACGGCACCAGGCGACGCTTCGCGTTCGGCGGAGTCCGAGCAGCACACCTCACAGAACAGGATGCCCATGACTGACGTGCAGACCCCGGGCACCGACGCCGAGAACCGCGCGTTCATCGCCCCGGTCGCGATGGAGAACGACCCCGACGCGCTGTTCGCCGGTGACCGCGGCACCCTCGACGCCGAGGTACGGCGCGTGCTCGTGCGGATCCTCCAGCGCCGGTTCCTCCTCGCCGAGAACTCCCCCGTCGAGTGGAAGCTCCTGCTCGAGCACCAGCAGATGATCGAGTCGCGGCTGAACGACCTGTTCGTGCGGCTCGTCGTCGACCACGCGCGCGGCGTCGCCTACAAGGAGCAGGTGCGCAGCGACGAGCTCGACGTGCCGATCCTGCTCAAGGACGAGGCGTATTCCCGCGCCGAGACCCTGGTGCTGGTGTACCTGCGGACGGTCTTCCAGCGCGAGACGACCGCGGGGACGGCATCCGCCCGGGTCGACGTGGAGGAGGTCGAGCAGACTGTGCTGACCTACTTCAGCGAGAGCGACGGCACGCGCGCGAGCCAGCAGCGTGCCGTGCGCACCGCGATCGCGCGCCTCGACCGCGAGGGCATCATCGAGGAGGAGTCCGAGGGGCGTTTCCGCATCGGGCCGCTCATCGAGATCGTGCTCAGCGCCGAGACGCTGCGCGAGCTGCAGAAATGGCTGGACGAGCAGACACAGGATGCCGAGACGCCGGCGGCGCGTGAGCCGGAGCTCCCGGCATCCGGGGCTCCCGGTGACCGCACAGCGGACCCCGAGGCCTCACCCCAGGGCGATGCTCCGGCATCCGAGGCTCCCGGTGCCGGCACAGGCGAAATTCCCGAGGCCTCACCCCAGGGCGATGCTCCGGCATCCGGGGCTCCCGGTGCCCGCACAGCCGACCCCGAGACCTCACCCCAGGGCGATGCTCCGGCATCCGGGGTTCCCGGTGCCCGCACAGCCGAGATTTCCGAGAAGGACCTTCTCTCATGACCATGCTCGAGACCCTCTTCGGGCTCATCCCCGCCGCGTCCCGCGGGCAGCAGTGGGTGGCCGAAGACCTGCAACTCATCAACTGGGGCGGGTACGACGGCACGCACCGCGTGCGCTTCGCGCCGACGGCGACGCTGCTGTGCGGTGGTTCCGGGTCGGGGAAGTCGACGCTCATGGACGCCTACGTGGCGCTGATGATGCCGCACACGACCCCCTTCAACGGGGCGTCGAACGGGGCGGTGGTGGGGCGTCCGCGCGGGCAGGAGCAGCGCAACATCCTCTCGTACGGCCGCGGCAAGCTCGATGAGGCGCTGACCGACGAGGGCACGAAAGTACGCGTGCTGCGCGGCGACGGCGTCGACACGTGGACGGCGATCGCCATGACGTGGGCCGATCACGACGGTTCCCGCTTCACCGCGGTGCGGGCGTGGTACATCCCGGCGGCGGCGCGCACGCTGGACGACGCGGTCAAGGTGCGGGCCACCGTGCACGGGGCGTTCGATCTGCGCCGGCTCGAACGCGCGGCGCAGAGCCACCTGTCCGACTCCGCGGTGCGGGCGACGGGTCTGGACACCCTCGCGACCGACCGCGAGTTCTCGGCACGGCTGCACGCGGTGCTCGGCATCGGGGCCGCCGGGGCCGGGTCGAAGGCGATGAGCCTGCTCGCGCGCATCCAGGCCGGGCAGCAGATCACCACGGTCGACGACCTGTACAAGCGCATGGTGCTCGAGGAGCCCGAGACGCTCGCGGTGGCCGACGCGGTGGTGTCGCACTTCGACGGTCTGGAGGGCACGCGGACGCGCATGGTCGAGGCGCGCCAGCAGGTGCGCGCGCTGCAGCCGATCCGCGCCATGAAGACGCGGATCGACGAGGCCGCCGAGCGGCTGCGCCTCATCGACGCCCTGGGGCGCTTCGGCGACCCCGAGTCGCGCGCCTCGCTCTGGCGCGCGCAGCGGCGGGTGGACCTGCTCGGCGCGGTCGAAGACGAGCTGCGCGAGCGCACGCACGCCACCGACGCCCTCGTGCGCGAACGGCAGGCCCTCGCGGATGCGGCCGAAGCGGAGCGCGAGGGGCTCGGCGACGTGCTGCGCGCGGCCGGCGGCGACCGACTCGACGCGGCGCAGCGCGAACTCCGGGGGCTCGAGAGGCGTCTGGCGGGCATGCAACGCGACCGCGAGCGGTTCGAGGCGGCAGTGTCTGTTCTGCACGCGGAGGCGACCTCGGAGAAGCAGTTCAACGCGCTGCTCACCGAAGCCCGCAACACCCTGAGCGACAGAGACGGCAAGACCGCCGTGCGCGACGCGTTCGTGGCCGCGAGCAGTCGGCACACCGAGCTGCGCCAGCGGCTCGCCGCTCTCGAGACCGAGCACCGCCGCACCCAGACACGCGACGACAACATCCCGCCCCGGCTGCACGAGGCCCGCGAGGCGCTGGCCGAGGCCGCCGGGCTGACCGCGGCGGAGCTGCCGTTCGTCGCTGAGCTGGTCGACGTCCGCACCGAGTACGAGCCGTGGCGCGGGGCGTTCACGCTGGCGCTGGGCGGTTTCGCGACGACGTTGCTCGTGGATGACGCGCACCTGGCATCCTTCCGCTCCGCCATCGACGGCGTGCGGCTCGGCGAGCGGCTGCGGTTCGAAGGTGTGTCGACGGGGCTGCCCGAGCGTACGGGGCTGGATCCCGCGACGCTGCCGGGGCGCCTGGAGTACCGGCGCTCCCCCTTCACCGGGTGGCTGAAAGACCGGCTCGAACAGCAGTTCGCCTTCGTGTGCGTGGACTCGTCGGCCGAGCTGGCACGCCACCGTCTGGCGCTGAGCATCTCGGGCCAGACGAGTCAGGGCTCGCGCGGTGCGCACGGCGGATCCACCCGCACCAGTGTGCTGGGCTTCTCGTCGCGCGTGCGCCTGACCGAGCTCGGCGAGCAGATCGTCACGGTTCGCCGCGACCTCGCGTCCGCGAAAGCCGCGGTCGACGAGGCCGCCGCGGCCCTCGACGCGTTCGACGAGCGACGCAGCGCCCTCGAGAAGATCGCCGACCTGTCGTGGGACCAGGTCGATGTGGCATCCGTTCAGCGCGAACTCGAGCGCTGGAACGAGACCGTCGTCGAGATCACCGCCGGCAACCCGCGCATCGCGGAGTTGCAGGAGCAGATCTCGGGCACGCGCGTGCGCGCCGCGCGGCTGCGGGAGGAGATCGGCGCGGCCAAGACCGAGCAGCGGACCCTCGCCGCCCGCTGGGCGGAGGTCACGGACGACGTGGACAGTTCCCACGAGCGGCTGGAGCGCGCAGAGGATCTGGGGGTGTCGCTCTCGCCCGAGGAGTCCGCGTACCTGGACGGACTGTTCGTGGCGCCCGCCGGGGAGGCCTCGACGCCGTCGCAGGTCCTCGCGCGGTTCGACGCCGCCCTGGAGAGCGCCTCCCGCCTGCTGCTCGAGGAACAGCGCTCGGCGCAGGAGACCTGGGCCGACCAGCGCGACGGCCTGCGGCGGACGCTCACCGCGTTCATCGACCGGTGGCCGAGCCCCAACCTGCTCGCCGACCCCGACGAGTCTCTTGGCGACTTCGAGCGGATCCTCGCCGACCTGGAGACGAGCGGTCTGCACGAGCTGGAGGCGGAGTGGCGTGATTCGCTGCTGCGGCTGTCGGGGAACGACCTCACCAGCCTCGACTCCGCGCTCACGCGGGCGATGCGGGAGATCCGCGAGCGGATCGCGCCGATCAACGACATCATGCGGGACCTGCCGTTCTACGACGACGAGCATCGGCTGCAGATCGTTCCGCGCGAGGGTCAGTCGGAGGTGCGTCGCCGGTTCCGCCGCGAGCTGCGCGACGTGCGGGCCGCGATCGACGCGGCATCCTCCGACGAGGAGCGCGAAGCCGTCTACGGCCGCATGGCGCGGCTGATCGGGCGGATCCGTCCGACCGCTCCCGATTTCGCCGACCTCGTCGACGTGCGCAATCACGTGCGGGTCAGTGCCGAGCGCTTCCGCGCCGACACCGGGGAGCACGTCGCCCTGTACGACCACATCGGCGAGAAGTCCGGCGGCGAGTCGCAGGAGCTCATCGCGTTCATCGTCGGCGCCGCCCTGCGGTATCAGCTGGGGGATGCCGGAGCCGAGCGGCCGCGGTACGCCCCGGTGTTCCTCGACGAGGCGCTCATCAAGGCCGACGCGCACTTCACCAAGCGCGCGATCGGCGCGTGGCGGGGCCTGGGCTTCCAGCTCGTCATCGGTGCGCCGAACGACAAGTACAGCGCGATCGAGCCGCACGTCGACGTGGAGTACGACATCTTGAAGGACACGCGCGGGCGGTCGTGGGCGAAGGCGAAGGTGGGGGTCGCTGAGCACGCGTGAAAGGGTTGCCGGTCACGCGTGAGATGGTCGCGGGGCTTGCGTGAGATGGTGGCGCGGCTTGCGTGAGATAGTCGCGCGACTTGCGTGAGATGGTCGCCGGTCACGCGTGCGACAGTCGTGCGGCTTGCGTGTGATGGTCGCGGGGCTCGCGTGAAATGGTCGCGCGGCTCGCGTGAAATGGTCGCGCGGCTCGCGTGAAATGGTCGCGCGGCTTGCGTGAGAGGGTCGCGGGGCTTGCGTGAGAGGGTCGCGGGGCTTGCGTGAGATGGTCGGGCGGCTTGCGCGAGAGGATCGCCGGGCTTGCGCGAGATGGTCGCCGGGCTTGCGTGAGATGGTCGCCGGTGACGCGAGAGATGGTCGCGGGGCTTGCGCGAGATGGTCGCGCGGCTCGCGGCGATAGCCTGCCGGCACTGCTCTCCCGGCACTGCTCTGCCCGGAGATGTTCTGCCCGCCACTGCCTGGCCCGGCTCTGCCCTGCCCTCGTTCGCTGTCACATGGTGATGAGCGCGGCCAGCGACACCAGAAAACCCACGCCGAGGCAACAGACCCACGCGACGGCAGCAGCGAGGTGCCAGTTCTGACGTTCCTCGAGCCGTGGACGGCGCGGGTCGTCGGCCCGCATCCGTCCGAGTGCGCGTTGGGTCAGCATGAGCGCGGGCGCGGCGATGACGACGATCAGGATGGTCGCGACGAGCTGCACCAGCAACCCGTTCTCTCGGGGTCCGATCGATATCGTCGCCCCGGCATCCGCCAACGCCGAGATGATGTCGCGCGGACCGGTCAGCGCGATGATCGCGACGGCACCGAGGACGACGAGAATCGCTCGAGCGACAGCGTCGGCGCGCGTCGGCGTCGGGGCCGCGCCCGAGCTCTGACGCCGCTCGAACTCGCGCCGCGCGCGTCGGAGGGCGAGCGGCCAGACGACGACACCGACGATCGCCGTCAGCAGCCACGCGAGCACCTGCGCCGCTGACAGGGGGATGCCTCCCGCCCCGACCAGCACGACTGCCCCGATCCAGACGAAGAGAACGAGCGGCACTTCCCCGATGACCGCGAGCGCGGCAACGATCAGCCGGGCACCGCGGGAGAGACCCGAGGGGTGAGCCGCACGTTCAGCGTCGCGCGCGGAGGTCATGGGGAGAGAGTAGTCGTGCGCCGTCGACCGTTCGCCCAGGTCGTAGGACGCTCATCGCGATCGGGTTCTCGTGTTCGCTGCTGTCGGTTCCTAGAACGGCGGCGGATCCTCGGCGAAGTCGGCGCCGAGCGGAGACGTCCAGCGAAGGTCGCCGGTATCGGGGTCACGAGAGGGATGCCATCGCGTCTCGTGACGCAGTCGATGGTGATGTCGGCACTCCGGTGCGAGATTGTCGTCGTCGGTGACTCCCCCCTCGGCCCAGGCCCGCAGATGGTCGAGGTCGCACTCTCGCGCCGCACGTCCGCATCCGGGGAAGACGCAGGTCGGAGACGTCACGCCCAGCCACCGGCGCAGCGCGGTGGGCACACGGTACGTCGAGCGGTCGAGAGCCAGCGGGACTGCAGTGAGGGGGTGGGTGAGGACGCGCACCCACGACGTCGCCTCGCCCGCCAGGCGCCGGGCCGTATCGAGGTTGATCGGGCCGTAGCCGTCGAGGACCGCCGGCTCGGCACCGGCACCGGCCCCGGCCCCGGCCCCGAGGAGCGTCAGCGCGGGGACCGTCACGACGATCGTGGCCCGGCGGTTCGTGCGCGGTGTCGGTGAGGCGGGAACCGGCGACACCGCACCCCGAGAGTCCGCCGCGCCCGCGCCGGCGCCCGCGCCGGTCGCATCAGGCGGCGTAGATCCCGCGTCGCCCGACCCGCTCACCGTCAGAAGATCGGCGAACACATCGGCTCGCAGCTCCGAGAGCGCGCGATCCTCGTCGGGCGCGGCGCGAAGCTGACGCGCAATGCGGTCGACTCGCGTGAGTGCGTCGTGCGCCCGGTCGGCGGGGAGCAGGGCGGTCAAGGTGGCCATGCCGTCGAGTTCGGGCGTCAGCCACACGCCGCGGTCGCGGGCCGCTCGGCGGTGACGGGCCTCGAGCGACTCGCTGTGCACACGCTCGCGGAGAGCGCGCGCGGCGACGGTGAACCGCGCCGGCGGGAGCCGCAGCGCGCGATCGAGGGCGCCCTCGTCGAACGCCTTCCACGACGCGCGCTCGTCGGATTCGGCCCCCGCGCCAGTGACGAGGGCATCGGGAGCATTCGGGCTACCCGGCTCGGCGTCGGGTGAAAGCTCCCGCGAAGGCACGTCGACCTCGTCAGGAGACGTCGTCGGTTCGTCGGCGGGCAACGCGGAATCGGGAGGCGTCGATGCAACGGGCTCGCCCGCGACCTCGTCAGGAAGCGACGTCGCCAACCGCGCCGACTCGACGGCGTGTCGCTCGGAGATCATGCCTTCCGCGAACGCCGCCCACACCTCGGGACACCGCATCTGGAGCGTCTCCGCGTGTGCCGCCCGCGTGCGCACCGTCTGCTCGGACAGCCGCAACCGCACCGCGATCTCGGCGACCGCCGCCCGCTCGGCCAGATCACGGCGATCACGCCGCACCGCCGCCATGGTGCGCCCGCGAGTGTCGGACCACGCGGCATCCAGGGCGGGGTCAGGGCCCACCCACGGAACGGGGTCGACGACCGCGTCGTAGAGCAGACGTCGGATCAGGCGGTACTCCGCCGCGGCGGCGCGATGGCGTTCACGGACGTGGTGCTCGAGCTCATCGAGAAGGGTCACGGGATCGGACGGCGCGAGCGTCGCTCGATCGGAGGACGTGGGTGTCGCGGGTTCGGAGGACGTGGGTGTCGCGGGTTCGGACAGCGCGGAGGGCGCGGGACCGGACGACGCAGGATCGGAGGGCACGGAACCGGAGGGCACGGAACCGGAGGGCACGGGATCGGACAGCGCGGACGGCGCGGGACCGGACGACGCGCAGGTCGCAGGATAGAACGGCGCAGGTGCCGCGAGATCGGCGTACGCGGAGGCCGCAGGATTGAACGGCGCGGGCATCTCGATATCCAAGCGCTCGCCTTCGAAGCCCCGCACGTCGAAGCCCCCGCGATCGATCAGCCCCACCTCGGGAGCGAAGCGCTCGCCTTCGAAGCTCCGCGCTTCGAAGCCCCCGCGATCGATCAGCCCCACCTCGATCGCCCACGCCGTGTCGGCCTCGGCCTGCAGGTCGTCGTCGCTCGGCCACGGCACGCCCCACCACAGAGAGGCCGGCCGCGACCGGTCACTCGGGGATGCCGCGATGTCCATGCTCGAACACTAACGAGGGGTTCCGACATCGCCCGGCGATCGCGACCTCACACAGCGAGCAGAACCTCGCGACCCGTGTGCTGCCCCACCGGAAGCGGCGCCACGTCGATCAGTTCGGCCAGTCGCCGCTCCCCCACACGGGGTTCGGCCGCGACCCGCATGGCGAGGCCGCGCACCGCCGCGACCGGCGCAACGACTCCCCGGGCGGGCGTTGTGAGCGCGCGCACCGCCGCGACCGGCGCGGCGCCTCCCCGCACGAGGGTTCCGAGTGCGTCGTTCACGGCGGTCAGGATCCATCCCAGGGTCGCGTCGTGGCACCGGGCGTCGTCGGCACCGATCCACTCGAGGAACTCGTTGATGGTCCAATCTGCGGATACTGGACCGAAGAACGCCGATTCGGACGCATTGTGTTGGCTCATTGGACCAGAATCGGGGTCTATGACCCTCGTCGACAGAGCCACTTCCGCCCTTGTGGACCACCGCACGGCCGTCGTGTCGGCCGCGCGCCTCGCCGAACGCCTGGGCA
The DNA window shown above is from Microbacterium proteolyticum and carries:
- a CDS encoding DUF4194 domain-containing protein; protein product: MTDVQTPGTDAENRAFIAPVAMENDPDALFAGDRGTLDAEVRRVLVRILQRRFLLAENSPVEWKLLLEHQQMIESRLNDLFVRLVVDHARGVAYKEQVRSDELDVPILLKDEAYSRAETLVLVYLRTVFQRETTAGTASARVDVEEVEQTVLTYFSESDGTRASQQRAVRTAIARLDREGIIEEESEGRFRIGPLIEIVLSAETLRELQKWLDEQTQDAETPAAREPELPASGAPGDRTADPEASPQGDAPASEAPGAGTGEIPEASPQGDAPASGAPGARTADPETSPQGDAPASGVPGARTAEISEKDLLS
- a CDS encoding ATP-binding protein; translated protein: MTMLETLFGLIPAASRGQQWVAEDLQLINWGGYDGTHRVRFAPTATLLCGGSGSGKSTLMDAYVALMMPHTTPFNGASNGAVVGRPRGQEQRNILSYGRGKLDEALTDEGTKVRVLRGDGVDTWTAIAMTWADHDGSRFTAVRAWYIPAAARTLDDAVKVRATVHGAFDLRRLERAAQSHLSDSAVRATGLDTLATDREFSARLHAVLGIGAAGAGSKAMSLLARIQAGQQITTVDDLYKRMVLEEPETLAVADAVVSHFDGLEGTRTRMVEARQQVRALQPIRAMKTRIDEAAERLRLIDALGRFGDPESRASLWRAQRRVDLLGAVEDELRERTHATDALVRERQALADAAEAEREGLGDVLRAAGGDRLDAAQRELRGLERRLAGMQRDRERFEAAVSVLHAEATSEKQFNALLTEARNTLSDRDGKTAVRDAFVAASSRHTELRQRLAALETEHRRTQTRDDNIPPRLHEAREALAEAAGLTAAELPFVAELVDVRTEYEPWRGAFTLALGGFATTLLVDDAHLASFRSAIDGVRLGERLRFEGVSTGLPERTGLDPATLPGRLEYRRSPFTGWLKDRLEQQFAFVCVDSSAELARHRLALSISGQTSQGSRGAHGGSTRTSVLGFSSRVRLTELGEQIVTVRRDLASAKAAVDEAAAALDAFDERRSALEKIADLSWDQVDVASVQRELERWNETVVEITAGNPRIAELQEQISGTRVRAARLREEIGAAKTEQRTLAARWAEVTDDVDSSHERLERAEDLGVSLSPEESAYLDGLFVAPAGEASTPSQVLARFDAALESASRLLLEEQRSAQETWADQRDGLRRTLTAFIDRWPSPNLLADPDESLGDFERILADLETSGLHELEAEWRDSLLRLSGNDLTSLDSALTRAMREIRERIAPINDIMRDLPFYDDEHRLQIVPREGQSEVRRRFRRELRDVRAAIDAASSDEEREAVYGRMARLIGRIRPTAPDFADLVDVRNHVRVSAERFRADTGEHVALYDHIGEKSGGESQELIAFIVGAALRYQLGDAGAERPRYAPVFLDEALIKADAHFTKRAIGAWRGLGFQLVIGAPNDKYSAIEPHVDVEYDILKDTRGRSWAKAKVGVAEHA
- a CDS encoding DUF3375 domain-containing protein, which gives rise to MTRTRAEAAYLRSVTAFKNPTLDLLHGRFAPFVVAVLSVVFSPDRPAVAVADAHVEVAEAIDELRAAGYDTDDDRRIPAGSARDICRGWVRVGWLGLQIEDDVEVYRLSAHAVGALEIAGRAGGGRARVSRSRVRTLLDAVERLARDAESDPVRRREALLEERAALDAEIAALDDGIVEPLDDDHLLEEAENVIHLARELPADFSRVAESIAAMQRDVVAELRRDVRPTGEVLREYLERGRQVMQATPEGRAFEGALRLIGDPENIDDLTDQLHAVLTQPFSRLMSAEQRSELDAIARRVEAGVQEVLTAQRRASHVITAQVRTHDPIRDRQVDDLLRGVMAGLHRWSQTRSPGRVEPVRTLPLADVGHLRQSLSDVRPPGAPEPLASDTSDVEFASVDTRAWGGPHYAELEAYVATLGDGFDLAEAFAGADAETRRPVDLVGLLEIVHRRGLTETDDVSIVETVRPDGTRRRFAFGGVRAAHLTEQDAHD
- a CDS encoding aspartate aminotransferase family protein, which gives rise to MTLLDTDHNATLQAKARDHLWMHFARQSVMTDGPGVPIIVKGEGHHIWDAAGKRYIDGLAGLFVVNAGHGRRRIAQAAAKQAEELAFFPLWSYAHPAAIELAERIANLAPGDLNHVFFSTGGGEAVETAFKLAKQYWKTQGQPTKHKVISRAIAYHGTTQGALAITGLPGMKHMFEPVTPGGFRVPNTNLYRAAESGFGGGTPEEFGLWAADRIEQMIQFEGPETVAAVFLEPVQNAGGCFPAPAGYFQRVREICDKYDVLLVSDEVICAFGRLGHYFGADAYGYQPDMITFAKAVTSGYSPLGGTIVSDRIYEPFAHGDASFPHGYTFGGHPVSAAVALENLDVFEEEGLLENVRTNSPVFRSTLERLLDLPIVGDVRGDGYFFGIELVKDKATKESFDDDESERLLRGFLSKALFDAGLYCRADDRGDPVIQLAPPLTLGPSDFDEIEQILRSVLTEAWTRL
- a CDS encoding APC family permease; amino-acid sequence: MAAPAAPSPAGAKLARTLGLWSIVGLGLGYMTPTVVFDTFGLVAEETSNVVPAAYAVALVVLVFTAISYGKMVRVIPSAGSAYTYARESIHPGVGFVVGWTALTDYLLLPMVNALILRSYMEALFPDVPGWLWVVVFTAGVTGVIYLTMRGTSNVNMILLVFSILVMTVFVVMVVVQLAGGAGAGTVVSISPFAHSDVQLSAVLAGATIVCFSFIGFDAVSMYSEEAKTPKIMPRAIVLTLVAGGIIFLIAAYVTQLRFPDSSAFPPEAIEDSTLPEIGVQVGGPVLQAVLTAAGFAATLASWLASHASVSRMLMVMGRNNVLPRKVFGYINPKTHTPTISIVIVGVVSLFAISFTLEQIAAYINYGALVAFTFVNISVIAWFAVRKGLRKTPGDILRYIVMPGIGMLLTGLLWVNLDMHALIGGLIWSGIGVVYLVILTRGFRRPIASFDENEPVTGVNKTVPGPRSEV